The genomic interval CTAGCGTAGCTGGTCGGCAGGAGCAAAAAAACAAAAAACAAGGATACACCGAAGCCAATAAATGCGGACGCCAGATGAATAGAAATTGAATGATCTTGAAACCAAAAGTAAGCGCCGATATTCAAGACAAGAGAAAACAGAAAATAAACTGCGCTGATCAAGCAGCATGACAAAAATCTGCTTGCAACAATTTGCTTTTTTGAGACCGGCAGGGAAATCGCATATTTATCCCATTTCCATTGTTCATCTGATGCTCTTAAGGTAAAAGGCGTAAATGCGGTTAAAAAGGGGAGTGCCAACGCCCCAAGAAGCAGTGCGCCCGTGCCTTGCCAGAGTACTAAAAAGATAATCACGGGGATAAGTAGCCCCGCTATAGCAGTAAGTTTTTGTTTTTCCAGGATGATCAAATCCTTTTTAACTAAACCATTCATTTCTTTTCCCCCTTTACATGGAACAGCATGATTTCGCTTATAGTAACGCTATCAATGAGGCACTTCTTATATTTGCGGCGAGCTTCTT from Syntrophomonadaceae bacterium carries:
- a CDS encoding ABC-2 transporter permease; its protein translation is MNGLVKKDLIILEKQKLTAIAGLLIPVIIFLVLWQGTGALLLGALALPFLTAFTPFTLRASDEQWKWDKYAISLPVSKKQIVASRFLSCCLISAVYFLFSLVLNIGAYFWFQDHSISIHLASAFIGFGVSLFFVFLLLPTSYARGLLASVWVLVILTLIYCGAIVFISRTSFDIFSLSPTPTQIVLLIGISVALLLGFFIMSYMVSVAMYRKNHS